One Pseudobutyrivibrio xylanivorans genomic window, AGTGCCACTTGTTTTGGTACAGCATATGCCAGAAGGATTTACAGCTTCTTTAGCTGCCAGACTTGATCAGATTTCGGCAGTACATGTAAAGGAAGCTGAGGATGGAGAATACTTTAAGCCTGGTTGGGTTTATGTTACTCCAGGCGGTAAGCACATGGAAATCTGCGAAGACGGAAGTCATGCGGCTTATTGTCATCTGGACGACAGTCCTCCTGTTGGTAGCTTGAAGCCTTGTGCAGATGTAATGTACAGGTCTCTCAAGAATTCCAGCTTCGACGAGATTATTTGTGTAGTACTTACTGGAATGGGAGCCGACGGTTCAGAAGGAATTAGATACTTGAATCAATACAAAAAGACTTACGTTATTTCGCAAGAGGCATCCACCTGTGTTGTATATGGAATGCCTAAAGCTGTGGAACAAGGTGGACTATCAAATGAGGTAGCACCACTTAAATCAGTCGCTAATTCAATTGTTAAGAAACTTGGAGGTTAGTAGGATGGATGTAAGTCAATATTTGGATATCTTTATCGATGAGACAAGTGGACATATTCAGAATCTTTCCGACAACATTATGGAGTTGGAAAAAGATCCTGAAAACAAAGATGTTGTAAATGAGATTTTCCGTGCAGCTCACTCTCTAAAGGGTATGGCAGGTACAATGGGATTCAAGAGAATGCAGCATCTTACCCATGATATGGAGAACGTTTTCCAGGAAGTTCGAAATGATAATGTACACGTTAATTCTGCTTTGATTGATATTCTCTTTAAGTGCCTTGATGCTATCGAGGGTTATCTTGATACTGTAAAGGCTACATCTAATGAAGGTGAAGAGGATAATGAAGCCCTTATTAAACTTCTTAATGATTATCTTAATCAGGCAGAAGGCGGTGGCGGCGATGAGGCAGCACCAGCTGAGGGTGGCGCAGAAGCAGAGGCAGCACCTGCGGAGGTAGCAGCTCCTGCAGGAGACGGACCTTTATATAAGAGTATTCCTGTAGACCCAGAGCTTTGCGAGAAGCTTAAGGGAGAGAAGCAGTTGTATGGATTTACAGTTCATATCAACAAGGAATGTCTTCTTAAGGCAGCTAGAGCTTTCCTTGTGTTTAAGGCGGTTGAAGACTTTGGTGAAATCATGGCCTTCAATCCAAGCTCCGGCGAAATCGAGGATGAGAATTTCGAATTTGACTTTTCATTTATTCTATCATCTGAGTCTGAATTGGACCCTATTTTAGAGTCTATTAAGGCTGTTTCTGAAATCGAGTCAGTTGAGGCTGATAAGGTTACAGCAGATATGTACGAAAAGAAAGAGGCACCAGCAGCAGAGCCAGCACCTGCACCTGCTCCAGCAGCGGCAGCACCTGCACCTGCTCCAGCGGCAGCTCCACCTGCAGCACCAGCAGCAAAATCCGGTGGTGGCGGTGGCAAGACTACGCAGCCAGCAAACAAGCCTGTTACCTCACGTACAATCCGTGTTGATATTGAAAAGCTTGATGCTCTCATGAATCAGGTATCTGAGCTTATCATTGCTAAGAACTCACTTGCATCACAGAGCAATAGTTCAGAGATTGATGGTCAGACACTTCATGAGAATATTGAATATCTCGAGAGAATTACAACAAACCTTCACGAATCAGTTATGAAGGTTCGAATGGTTCCTATCGAATCAGTAGTTGCCAAGTTCCCTCGAATGATTAGAGATCTTGACCGTAAGCTGAACAAGCCTATGGAACTCATCATGACTGGTGAGGATACAGAGCTTGACCGTACTGTAGTAGATCAGTTAGGTGATCCACTTCAGCATTTACTTCGTAATTCAGCTGACCACGGTATTGAGTCTCCTGAAGACAGAAAGGCAGCAGGAAAGCCTGAAAAGGGTACTATTTTCCTGAACGCTTTCCAGGAGGGCAACAATGTCATTATCGAAGTTGGTGATGATGGTGGCGGTATCAATACTGACAAGGTTAAGGAGAAGGCTGTTGAAAGAGGTCTCGTTACTCCTGAGGAGGCCGAGAACCTTTCACAGAAGGAAATTATCGACTTCCTGTTTATGCCATCCTTCTCAATGGCTAAGCAGATTACTGATATTTCTGGTCGAGGCGTAGGTCTTGACGTTGTTAAGAGTAATATCGAAGCCCTGGGCGGTGACGTAACTGTTAAGTCTGTAATGGGAGAAGGTTCAACCTTTACCGTTCGTCTTCCACTTACACTTGCTATTATTCAGGCTCTGATGGTTGAAATCAGAGATGAGAAATATGCGATTGCCCTTGCTTCAATTATGAATATTGAAAATATTCCAAAATCTGAGATTAAGTACGTAGAATCTAAGGAGGTTATCCACCTTAGAGGTCAGGTTATTCCTCTTATTCGTCTGGATAAGATTCTTGATTTCGAGCCTAAGGAAGAGGATGAAGAGACTATGACAGTTGTTATCTGCAAGAAGGGTGACACGCTTGGTGGTATCATCGTCGATAACCTTATTGGACAGCTTGAAATCGTTATCAAGTCACTTGGTAAGCTTGACAACAACAAGCTCATTAGCGGTGCTACAATCCTTGGTGATGGCGAAATCGCTATGATTCTTGATGTCAACGCTGTTATTTAATAGGAGGTGAGACCATGTCAGATTTGGCAATGTTTGATGTAGTAGAAAAAGAGAAAAAGCAATACATTGTTGTTAAAATTGGCGGCGAGCATTATGGTATCGACATTTCCTATATTGATAACATTGTTCGCTTGAGCAAGATTACCCGTGTACCAAAGGCGCCATCTTATTACAGAGGAGTTATCAATCTCCGTGGTGAGGTTGTTCCGGTTATGAGTCTTCGTCGCAGAATGGATCTTGATGATGATGAGTTTACCGACGCTTCTAGAATTATCATTCTTAAGCTTGATTCTGGTGGACTTATGGGCGTTATTGTTGACGAGGTAAAAGAGGTTCTCTCTTTATCTGAGGATGATATTGAGGCTCCATCTTCAACACTTAAGAGTAAGAACTCTTTCATTAATGGTGTTGGAAAGAATGGGGATGAGCTTATTTCCATCTTTGAAATTAGCTCTATTATAGGAGAGAATGAGGCTTCTTAATTAGGAGGTTTGAATGCTCAGTTTAAATGAGGTTAATGAAAAATATTTTGACGTCCTAAAGGAAATTGGCAATATTGGCGCTGGCAACGCAACAACAGCCATCGCCAATATGCTTGGCCTTCGAATCGACATGAGTGTTCCAGAGGTAGCCTTCCTTCCAGTTGAGGAACTGGGAGGAGCTATTGGAGCTGAAGATGAAATTATCGTCGGAATTCTATTGGGCGTTGAAGAGGATATTGACGGCTCTATGATGTTTCTGATGGATATGCAATCAGCACATCATATTGTAAATAAGCTGATGATGAGACCTGATGATTATTCAGAACCATTTGATGAAATGGATTTATCAGCTATAAAAGAAGTAGGAAATATTATTGCAGGTTCGTATCTTTCAGCACTTTCAGGGCTTACGAATCTTACTATTGCACCAAGTGTACCATTTGTTGCGGTTGATATGGCAGCAGCGATTCTTTCAGTTCCTGCTGTTCAGTTTGGTATTTTTGGTGACAATGCATTAATGATTAATACAGAATTCTCTGATGATTTGGGAATCAAGGGGCATTTTATTTTGATGCCAGAGGAAGATTCCTACGCGAAGATACTAACAGCACTTGGTATACCAGTATAAGGAGTGAGTGAAGTATGGGGCAGATGATTAAAGTCGGCATGGCTGATCTTAAAATATGCAAAGCTCCTGATGCACTGACAACCATAGGGTTGGGCTCATGTATTGGTATCGCCATCTATGACCCATCTACTAAAATCAGTGGATTGGCGCATGTTATGTTGCCAGATAGTACGGCTATTAGAAACAATTCAAATATTGCAAAGTTTGCAGACACAGGAATCCAGAAGCTTTATGATGATATGATTAAGGCTGGCGCAAACAAGGCTCGCATGGTGGCAAAGATTGCCGGTGGTGCTAAGATGTTTGAAATGCCTGGAGCAGCTGCAACTGGAATCAATGTTGGTGACAGAAATGCTGAAGCCAGCAGAGCAAAGCTTAAGCAGCTTGGTGTCAGACTTGTTGCTGAGGATTGTGGCTTAAATTATGGTCGTACAGTAGAGTTGTATAGTGAAACAGGAGAGTATTACATTAAGGCAGTTGGCAAACCGTTGAAGATTATATAATATAATACATGGAGGCACAGATGAAAACGCAGATTAATACAAAGCCAATTCCAATTATAATTACGTTGGCTGCAGCATTTATTGCCTGCGTTATGTCTATTGTGCAGCATGTTGAGTTTTCTGTTTTTGTAGCCAGACTTTTGGTGGTTGTCGTTATATTTTTATTTATGGGGACGGTCATCAAGCTTATTCTGGATTATGCATTCAGAGTTATTGAACCACCAGTGTCCATCGATGCAGAAGTACCGCCTGAGGGCATGCTTCTTGATGACGATGATGAGGATGCTGAGGGTGAAGGTTCTGAGGTCAATTCAGCTGAATCAGAGGAAGGTTAAATAGTTACTGATTCTTGCATGATTTAAGGGGGCATAAATGAAGGCAGGTGACAGGGAAAAGCTTTGGGACAAATATAAAGTTGGTCCTACTCCCGAGCTTAGAGAACAACTAATTCTTGAATACGCGCCGCTTGTTAAGATAGTTGCCGGCAGACTCTGCATGTATCTTGGTAATACTGTAGAGTATGAGGATTTGTGTAGTTATGGAATTTTTGGTCTGATTGATGCTATTGATAAGTTTGATTTAGCAAAGGACGTAAAATTCGAAACTTATGCAAGTCTTAGAATTCGTGGCTCAATTTTGGACC contains:
- a CDS encoding chemotaxis protein CheA, which encodes MDVSQYLDIFIDETSGHIQNLSDNIMELEKDPENKDVVNEIFRAAHSLKGMAGTMGFKRMQHLTHDMENVFQEVRNDNVHVNSALIDILFKCLDAIEGYLDTVKATSNEGEEDNEALIKLLNDYLNQAEGGGGDEAAPAEGGAEAEAAPAEVAAPAGDGPLYKSIPVDPELCEKLKGEKQLYGFTVHINKECLLKAARAFLVFKAVEDFGEIMAFNPSSGEIEDENFEFDFSFILSSESELDPILESIKAVSEIESVEADKVTADMYEKKEAPAAEPAPAPAPAAAAPAPAPAAAPPAAPAAKSGGGGGKTTQPANKPVTSRTIRVDIEKLDALMNQVSELIIAKNSLASQSNSSEIDGQTLHENIEYLERITTNLHESVMKVRMVPIESVVAKFPRMIRDLDRKLNKPMELIMTGEDTELDRTVVDQLGDPLQHLLRNSADHGIESPEDRKAAGKPEKGTIFLNAFQEGNNVIIEVGDDGGGINTDKVKEKAVERGLVTPEEAENLSQKEIIDFLFMPSFSMAKQITDISGRGVGLDVVKSNIEALGGDVTVKSVMGEGSTFTVRLPLTLAIIQALMVEIRDEKYAIALASIMNIENIPKSEIKYVESKEVIHLRGQVIPLIRLDKILDFEPKEEDEETMTVVICKKGDTLGGIIVDNLIGQLEIVIKSLGKLDNNKLISGATILGDGEIAMILDVNAVI
- a CDS encoding chemotaxis protein CheW; this translates as MSDLAMFDVVEKEKKQYIVVKIGGEHYGIDISYIDNIVRLSKITRVPKAPSYYRGVINLRGEVVPVMSLRRRMDLDDDEFTDASRIIILKLDSGGLMGVIVDEVKEVLSLSEDDIEAPSSTLKSKNSFINGVGKNGDELISIFEISSIIGENEAS
- a CDS encoding chemotaxis protein CheC; protein product: MLSLNEVNEKYFDVLKEIGNIGAGNATTAIANMLGLRIDMSVPEVAFLPVEELGGAIGAEDEIIVGILLGVEEDIDGSMMFLMDMQSAHHIVNKLMMRPDDYSEPFDEMDLSAIKEVGNIIAGSYLSALSGLTNLTIAPSVPFVAVDMAAAILSVPAVQFGIFGDNALMINTEFSDDLGIKGHFILMPEEDSYAKILTALGIPV
- a CDS encoding chemotaxis protein CheD, whose protein sequence is MGQMIKVGMADLKICKAPDALTTIGLGSCIGIAIYDPSTKISGLAHVMLPDSTAIRNNSNIAKFADTGIQKLYDDMIKAGANKARMVAKIAGGAKMFEMPGAAATGINVGDRNAEASRAKLKQLGVRLVAEDCGLNYGRTVELYSETGEYYIKAVGKPLKII